The window TGCctgcaggggaggagaacaaGGTCGGGCTCAAAGATGGATCCCTGAGAGGAACTGGAGTTCGTTTTGAATAATTTAAATATCCACACCTGTACCCTTACATCCTCGCTAGGTGTACTAGACAAAAGTACAAAAGGTTTTGAGCTTCTACAGTTTGACCAACCGTGTTTTGAAGATGGCGAATCTCGTCGCCACTTGGTGGTGCTATAGTGTAGTTTATTGGTCGTTCCCTTGCAGGAAAATCTTTCGCAGTTTTTTTTTGCTTACCTTGCAAGAAGCACACACTCCACGTTCTTTATCTTGCCGACTATGAGAGCATCGGAGGGCTTTCCGTAGGGCGTATCTACGTAACGCTCCGTCCTCCCTTCCAAGATGTCTGGATCATCGAGACCAGACCCTCCAATAATTCCAATCTAGACGAGATGAGAGATTTAAACTGTTTGCTTCCCTTGAACTCTTAATGACATGCTGTCACTTCTATGGCTGCCTCAGTCCCCGCGTCAACCTGTCGGTAGCTAGCTGACTAAGCTAGTTACTAAGACCACGAAATTGACATGCTACAGGCAAGATAACAACTTTAGCTATACTGTTTTAGATATACTGTCTAATCTATCATGGTATGATAACGCTTACAACCAAAGTATTAAGAGACGAACATTATGGCTATCAAaagatgctagctagctagctggtaccTCGCTGCTGTACAAGCTGACTTTAATGTAGTGTGAGCGGGAGTTGAAGCTAGAGATAATCACGAAACATTGGCCAGCTCTTTTTCTGCTGGGGACGTTAACTACCTTAATTTGCACGTTGGTTGCCATATTCCCAGGTAAACAGAACGTTTAATTGTGCAAACCAAGACAAGCTTGGACTGAAGGCAAAACCTCTTTagagctccacttcctgtttccagacGCGTTTCCATGCGGCGACGGGCACTGCTCTTATTCCTCCGGTGACATTACATAACTTAAATTCAAAGTAGGCTGAAATAAaactggtcttttttttttttacaaatattttacACCATAGGCAGACTTTGAAAACTAAttgttttcatatttttttctcACCTGCAATCAGAAAAGCATGCTATAAGCAGGGGTGGATCTCCACGTTTTCACCGGGGGTGGCAAGTTATTAACAGGAGATAGGGGGACCATGACTCGCAACCTACTTTTTTCGTCACTCTCCCGGTACCACCCCGAAGTGAAAAATTAAccgtcccaaactgaacttgacctgtcccaaaatgtaaattcttgtgtttttgcattttgacattctgacatgggtCTAAGCTATATGCAACACTATTTCAATAATCCATACAGTCGTGGGGCTCAAATCAATGTCTGAATTTCAATGTAAATACAATACATACAAAATAGAATACACAATTTTCTTGTTTTATGGTGGGTGGGACTAACAGTTCTTGGTGTGGCTGTCGTAAAAAAAGTTTGTAGCTCTAAAGGTTTTGGAAAAGTTtgtaaaggtttgaaaaacgttttgaaaaaaagtagcTCTATTGTTTTGGCGGCCCACTTGCATTACGGCCCACTTGCATTACGGGCCACGGCCCATAGTGGTTGACCACAGGTTGGGAATCACTGCACTAGAAGTCTGTAATACATTTTACCAATTTCAATTGAGTAATTCACGTAATATGAGGTCATAATGTATGATTTATTGTTGTACagtccaacaacgacaacaaatAAAACAGAAAACTCTACAGTGATGATCAATGAGACTAGCAGATGGAAGTGGACAAGGCTGAGACAATGAGGGTCATTTCAATGATGGGTTCCATCTGAAACAAGAAAAAAGTACAAGGTCTTACAACAATGTAGACATTATATAAGGGTAGCGGCAACTGAGCCGGTTATCAAGTCAGATTAGACATGACATCTTATTTTCACATGGTTCAAATCAAGGTCAGTAGGTAATTATGATCGTTCAGATCTCTCACAGTTCTCCCGTCCAGCTACCTTTTCAGGATCGGCACTTTGAGGATAGCCAGCCGTTCGATCCTATTCGGATCGTAGACgcagtcctcctcctgtccgCTGCGCACCATGCCCACGTTTGGTGGCAGCCAGGCAGTATCAAACCCATAGCTGTGCCATGTCTTCTGCATGTCGTGGCACTGTCGGTTAATGACCTTCACCTTCCCAACCTCCACCTTCACCTTCAACACCACCCTGTTGGAGTCGGGGATTTTGTCATCGTCGGGGTACTTGATGGCTTTGCGGATGTCCCGGGTCACGTACACGCCCCTGCCGAGCATTCCGTCTGAAGACGGCTGGAAGCCGCTTGCCCAGATGGCCTGGCCGATCTGTGCGGTCGTGCCGTGGTACATCACGTATGCTTGGTGCTCCACGCGCTCCACGCCTCCCGTTAGCTGACCGCATCTAGAGGGGAGTAAAACCAGACAGTAACAGCACCAAACAATGCAGAGTTCTGTAGGCTACTTCTGATCTGCTGTACTAATATTAGTACATCACTTTAGATAAGAGActgttaaatgaataaaatgtacatGACAGAAGGACTTAAACTACATTTAAATATGAACATATTTCAATTGTTTATACATATGTTAACATAAAAATATTGACATATTTCTTGTGTGTGGTTTATCATTTTCATACACATTTTATGTTTAGTCATATCACCAGTGACAGTGCAATATAACAGAGAGACAATTAACTTAACTTACTGTAGTTTTTTCATAACAGACACAACTTTGATTCTGGTTGGGTCATGGATACAGTCTTCCTCCAAGCTGCCAGGGTGGAGGACCCCTGTTTTCAACCAGGCGCTGTCATAACTATCCTGCCAAGTCTTAATCATGGGGTGATCCGGTTTGTCTATGACCAGCACTCTCCCCACGTTGACTCTTCAGGACTCTTTTCTTGTTTTTAGAGACACCTGGGGGATATTGCATGGCTTTCTGTATGTCTCTGCTGACGTAAACTCCGGCTCCCAGCGTGCTTCCCTGACCGTCCGACCTTTCGAATCCGTTCAGTTTAATCTTCTCTGCGTCATTTTTGGTGGTGCCATGGAACATCACATAAACCCTCTCGtcctcagggtgtgtgttggtgtctagAAACTCCTCCACAAAGTAGGGAGAATTTGGTTTTCTTGGTTTATTGTAACCTTTACAGGCCATAGCTCAACTGCTTCTGTATAGATAAAccacttcctacagttgtgctGTAATagaaataaatgtaaaaacaccATTACAATGAGCCATAATGTCAAGTTCTCGTTCATCGCTTCAATCCCCCAAATATGGCTGAATCACTTCACTGTTGGCATTTCCATGCATTCTAGAATCAACAGAAGAGGGTTTTTAAAAATCTCTCTTTAAATATAAAGCTTCCACAACGATTTATCAGTTAACAAGCTCTGACAGACAGAGTAACTCTTACCTGCTTCTGTGAAGTGCACTCAGACGTCAGGGGAGACTTATAGGGTTTATATCACGGCAGCTTAGCTTTCACTTCACCCTAGTTTCATTTCCTgcagtagcggttagaaccaaaactgtactgtactgtagcgagtggtacgtgacagtggagcgagtggtacatgacagtagctagtggtacatgccagtgcctccactggcacgtgacagtggctagtggtacgtgcctaTAAGGGTTACAGGACTGGGTTCAATTCTACTGGAAATGTACATCTAGCAATTTTAAGAAAGATTAATAATTAATAACttataataattaataaaaagtttTACTGTTAACGCTAACAGTTCCAAATCCTACTGAACTGACGATACAGCACAGCGTTGTGTACGTGGCATGTTCTGCAGTGACTCAGACACTTGGACAACAAGTTTAGTTTCTAACCATTTATTAACTTTTACAACTCAGCGTTGTAATGTTCGTACTGTGATCGGCCCCCAACTTCCGCACCCAGAAAACAGGAGTGGTATATATAGTACTATACATGTTGTAtactatatatactgtacaatatatatgtatttgtgttacacatacacaatttctgggcagacagacagtatttGGTCTGTTTTGAAGCGAAGTCAATGCAAACCTGTTTTAAACAGCAGTTCTGACAAACATGAATCAGCTGGAGTTGAAAAACACAGAACTAAGCATCGCCTAATCCTGCATCCAATAATACTCGCCCCTGACAGTATTCCTCGTTATGGCAACCCATACTAGCAGATTGTATGTTCAGTCCCAGACTGCAGGAGCAGCAGGTTGAGCCTGGAACAGCTTTGTAGTCAATAGTATCCCTGAGACAGTGAGGCTTGGAAATGAATCATTTCAAGAATCTGTTAGGACAATTATAAAATGGAGAAATACTACCACTCAAGAAAAATCatgggacctgtgtgtgtgtgtgtgatttcatACAGAGAACGCCTTTCACACTGCTGTGTTGAAAAAAAAGACTAATTTATTTAGCTATTCGGCTGTTACTGGCACAGTGGCACGACCgacatttggcagagcggtaGGTAAGATTCAATACAAACTAAAACAAGGTCTCCCTTTAAATTAAAATACATACAGTCCACCAAAAGTAGAAGGTCAGTTCTGTAATTAGTATCAGTCTTTGTGTTATAATCCAAACAAAGTACTTTTACCAGGAGTCAAAGAGCGCAAATAGATGTTTTCCATCATCCTCCAAAGCAGATTGAGGTTTGTCGTCCTTTGGAACATTGTCAGAATGCTCTAGTGTGCTGTTGTCAGAAGCCTTGACAGTCAAAGGGCATTCAGGTTTAAGATCTTCATTTTCTGACGTCAGAGGTGAAATCAGCTTTTCCCAGTTTTGTAACATGGACTCCAATAGGCTGGAGTCCGCAGGGTTTCCTGTTACAGTAGTTTTGATTGGTGGGGCGTCACCGCTAGGGATGCAGCTCTGGTAAGCGTGGTCACTGTCACTGTctatggtgatgatggtgggagACGGCTTGTccgtcctctctctgttccggTGCTTTCTGCTCTTCTTCttgtgtttcttcttcttcttgtggtGTCTCTTAGTGTGCTCCTCCACTGGAGGACTTCCCTCGTAGACAATCTCCACACTCagactcctgctcctcttcctggccttctccttcgctctcttccacctcttctctctgccCTTCCTGTCTTTCACAGCCGAGGACGAGGAGTCCGGCTCCGGGTACGAGGACTTGGTGGACGGCGTCTCCTTGGCAGGGAAATCCTCCAGGTGTCGAGTTTTGTACTTCCTCTTTCCGCCGGGCTTCTCGTGACGCGACTTCCTGCTGGAGGAtggcgagggggcggagcttgagCAGCTCCTGGTCGAggaccgccgccgccgccgagaTTCCCGACTCCGGCTTCCGCTCCGAGAACGGGAGTGTCGCTCCAGGTCCctgtgagagctggaggagtaGTGGCTCTTCCTGTCTATGTagaacaccccccctcctcctcctctctcgtccctctcccGCTGGTAGGGCAGGGGGTGCGATGCTCCATCGCCGGGATCGTGTCCCGAGCGGCCGCCATCTTTGTCCCCTTTCCTACTCCGCTCGCCGTGTCTGAAACGAGGGTCGCGGTCTCGGCTTGGTGAGTGCGAGGGGCGTTTCCCACGGGAGGCGGGGCTCCTggtggtcctcctcctctcccctcgctccctGGATCGCTCTCTGCTTCGGTGCCGGCTGTCAGACTTCCCGGACGAGCCGTGCCTGCTCCCTGAGAGCGAGGAGCCATCACGGGCGTCCCTGGACCCGCACAAATCCCGCCCCACCAGCCTGGGTGCGTGGCCgggcggggtggagggggggctgaggctggagaaGCGGATGTGCTGGGGCAGTCGAGCcttctccttcttttccttctcctccttctcctcctgttccttctcctcctgttccttctcctcctgttcctgctcctcctgttcctgctcctcctccacctcctccaggacGGACTCCTCCGAGTCCGAGGACAGCTTGACCAGCTCGGGGGTCCTCTCGGAAATTGGCTTCACGAACCCCACGATCACGCAGTCTTCATCGGAGGCGCaatccccgccccctcctcctcctcctccaccagagcTCCTATCGCCCTTCAAGAGAGACGAGTCAATCTGGACGCGGAGGCTTTTCTGTGTTGAGaccgctcctccccctccccatactcctccatc of the Osmerus eperlanus chromosome 14, fOsmEpe2.1, whole genome shotgun sequence genome contains:
- the toporsa gene encoding topoisomerase I binding, arginine/serine-rich a isoform X4 codes for the protein MKRSMATAKTSLRQRQKSSTAAGKLLEVMSGEASPDSKCPICLDCFNNISYLDLCLHKFCFRCIHEWSKNKAECPLCKQPFNSIYHTIKSETDFKKYDLRPSENGSFGNFGGERFRYRTTLTGARRQAQRRTSPPPDNGVMFEGVVTGSAHAREDRRLRRFVVRLAARRRAEREGREVRALQEQEMVRFRRALYRRGIKVRSVRDGGRSRDTSADFYQRNPACLHRLVPWLKRELVVLYGAHGSLVNIVQHIIMSRITRYDMEDGAIQEELRPFLQARTEHFLHEFISFARAPFNMEAYDQHAVYDCPAPSSDDDDGDSTDSSVIAISEDGDGGERGGSVELDPPADSMSSGALSQTAWDDETPGPSYSTAPEAGRAPPLAVLDSESDSSPEEEGGCGGGATRKSLHIQIDPSVFEADVGGGRRGDGGVWGGGGAVSTQKSLRVQIDSSLLKGDRSSGGGGGGGGGDCASDEDCVIVGFVKPISERTPELVKLSSDSEESEEKEQEEKEQEEKEEKEKKEKARLPQHIRFSSLSPPSTPPGHAPRLVGRDLCGSRDARDGSSLSGSRHGSSGKSDSRHRSRERSRERGERRRTTRSPASRGKRPSHSPSRDRDPRFRHGERSRKGDKDGGRSGHDPGDGASHPLPYQRERDERGGGGGVFYIDRKSHYSSSSHRDLERHSRSRSGSRSRESRRRRRSSTRSCSSSAPSPSSSRKSRHEKPGGKRKYKTRHLEDFPAKETPSTKSSYPEPDSSSSAVKDRKGREKRWKRAKEKARKRSRSLSVEIVYEGSPPVEEHTKRHHKKKKKHKKKSRKHRNRERTDKPSPTIITIDSDSDHAYQSCIPSGDAPPIKTTVTGNPADSSLLESMLQNWEKLISPLTSENEDLKPECPLTVKASDNSTLEHSDNVPKDDKPQSALEDDGKHLFALFDSW
- the toporsa gene encoding topoisomerase I binding, arginine/serine-rich a isoform X2, encoding MATAKTSLRQRQKSSTAAGKLLEVMSGEASPDSKCPICLDCFNNISYLDLCLHKFCFRCIHEWSKNKAECPLCKQPFNSIYHTIKSETDFKKYDLRPSENGSFGNFGGERFRYRTTLTGARRQAQRRTSPPPDNGVMFEGVVTGSAHAREDRRLRRFVVRLAARRRAEREGREVRALQEQEMVRFRRALYRRGIKVRSVRDGGRSRDTSADFYQRNPACLHRLVPWLKRELVVLYGAHGSLVNIVQHIIMSRITRYDMEDGAIQEELRPFLQARTEHFLHEFISFARAPFNMEAYDQHAVYDCPAPSSDDDDGDSTDSSVIAISEDGDGGERGGSVELDPPADSMSSGALSQTAWDDETPGPSYSTAPEAGRAPPLAVLDSESDSSPEEEGGCGGGATRKSLHIQIDPSVFEADVGGGRRGDGGVWGGGGAVSTQKSLRVQIDSSLLKGDRSSGGGGGGGGGDCASDEDCVIVGFVKPISERTPELVKLSSDSEESVLEEVEEEQEQEEQEQEEKEQEEKEQEEKEEKEKKEKARLPQHIRFSSLSPPSTPPGHAPRLVGRDLCGSRDARDGSSLSGSRHGSSGKSDSRHRSRERSRERGERRRTTRSPASRGKRPSHSPSRDRDPRFRHGERSRKGDKDGGRSGHDPGDGASHPLPYQRERDERGGGGGVFYIDRKSHYSSSSHRDLERHSRSRSGSRSRESRRRRRSSTRSCSSSAPSPSSSRKSRHEKPGGKRKYKTRHLEDFPAKETPSTKSSYPEPDSSSSAVKDRKGREKRWKRAKEKARKRSRSLSVEIVYEGSPPVEEHTKRHHKKKKKHKKKSRKHRNRERTDKPSPTIITIDSDSDHAYQSCIPSGDAPPIKTTVTGNPADSSLLESMLQNWEKLISPLTSENEDLKPECPLTVKASDNSTLEHSDNVPKDDKPQSALEDDGKHLFALFDSW
- the toporsa gene encoding topoisomerase I binding, arginine/serine-rich a isoform X3; translation: MKRSMATAKTSLRQRQKSSTAAGKLLEVMSGEASPDSKCPICLDCFNNISYLDLCLHKFCFRCIHEWSKNKAECPLCKQPFNSIYHTIKSETDFKKYDLRPSENGSFGNFGGERFRYRTTLTGARRQAQRRTSPPPDNGVMFEGVVTGSAHAREDRRLRRFVVRLAARRRAEREGREVRALQEQEMVRFRRALYRRGIKVRSVRDGGRSRDTSADFYQRNPACLHRLVPWLKRELVVLYGAHGSLVNIVQHIIMSRITRYDMEDGAIQEELRPFLQARTEHFLHEFISFARAPFNMEAYDQHAVYDCPAPSSDDDDGDSTDSSVIAISEDGDGGERGGSVELDPPADSMSSGALSQTAWDDETPGPSYSTAPEAGRAPPLAVLDSESDSSPEEEGGCGGGATRKSLHIQIDPSVFEADVGGGRRGDGGVWGGGGAVSTQKSLRVQIDSSLLKGDRSSGGGGGGGGGDCASDEDCVIVGFVKPISERTPELVKLSSDSEESVLEEEEKEQEEKEQEEKEEKEKKEKARLPQHIRFSSLSPPSTPPGHAPRLVGRDLCGSRDARDGSSLSGSRHGSSGKSDSRHRSRERSRERGERRRTTRSPASRGKRPSHSPSRDRDPRFRHGERSRKGDKDGGRSGHDPGDGASHPLPYQRERDERGGGGGVFYIDRKSHYSSSSHRDLERHSRSRSGSRSRESRRRRRSSTRSCSSSAPSPSSSRKSRHEKPGGKRKYKTRHLEDFPAKETPSTKSSYPEPDSSSSAVKDRKGREKRWKRAKEKARKRSRSLSVEIVYEGSPPVEEHTKRHHKKKKKHKKKSRKHRNRERTDKPSPTIITIDSDSDHAYQSCIPSGDAPPIKTTVTGNPADSSLLESMLQNWEKLISPLTSENEDLKPECPLTVKASDNSTLEHSDNVPKDDKPQSALEDDGKHLFALFDSW
- the toporsa gene encoding topoisomerase I binding, arginine/serine-rich a isoform X1 — translated: MKRSMATAKTSLRQRQKSSTAAGKLLEVMSGEASPDSKCPICLDCFNNISYLDLCLHKFCFRCIHEWSKNKAECPLCKQPFNSIYHTIKSETDFKKYDLRPSENGSFGNFGGERFRYRTTLTGARRQAQRRTSPPPDNGVMFEGVVTGSAHAREDRRLRRFVVRLAARRRAEREGREVRALQEQEMVRFRRALYRRGIKVRSVRDGGRSRDTSADFYQRNPACLHRLVPWLKRELVVLYGAHGSLVNIVQHIIMSRITRYDMEDGAIQEELRPFLQARTEHFLHEFISFARAPFNMEAYDQHAVYDCPAPSSDDDDGDSTDSSVIAISEDGDGGERGGSVELDPPADSMSSGALSQTAWDDETPGPSYSTAPEAGRAPPLAVLDSESDSSPEEEGGCGGGATRKSLHIQIDPSVFEADVGGGRRGDGGVWGGGGAVSTQKSLRVQIDSSLLKGDRSSGGGGGGGGGDCASDEDCVIVGFVKPISERTPELVKLSSDSEESVLEEVEEEQEQEEQEQEEKEQEEKEQEEKEEKEKKEKARLPQHIRFSSLSPPSTPPGHAPRLVGRDLCGSRDARDGSSLSGSRHGSSGKSDSRHRSRERSRERGERRRTTRSPASRGKRPSHSPSRDRDPRFRHGERSRKGDKDGGRSGHDPGDGASHPLPYQRERDERGGGGGVFYIDRKSHYSSSSHRDLERHSRSRSGSRSRESRRRRRSSTRSCSSSAPSPSSSRKSRHEKPGGKRKYKTRHLEDFPAKETPSTKSSYPEPDSSSSAVKDRKGREKRWKRAKEKARKRSRSLSVEIVYEGSPPVEEHTKRHHKKKKKHKKKSRKHRNRERTDKPSPTIITIDSDSDHAYQSCIPSGDAPPIKTTVTGNPADSSLLESMLQNWEKLISPLTSENEDLKPECPLTVKASDNSTLEHSDNVPKDDKPQSALEDDGKHLFALFDSW